One Solanum lycopersicum chromosome 2, SLM_r2.1 genomic region harbors:
- the LOC101259810 gene encoding F-box protein At2g26160-like, whose translation MASMWSEVPEDLLRLIANRLDTLTDQVRFACVCTSWKSILLSIRPSHSWCLLYRFEEEPSELGEKFLFLPERKIHHLEFIPEVLGRSKFRGCSFSWLVCTDDYSPKISLYNPFTKVLIALPPRYNFPDVIRYCPPERSHPVYEIEIYDVDDDDTEIDFVATSSVHIHLIHKFVLSSSPSKPNCMVVAIYGTMDYNLAYCKIGDEKWTSIAKGRMRYDDIIFRDKNLLYAVTITSHVHVFDLSSNSPKLVDTIQPPPPQPLPPPPPEELGQPEPGRRSYLVNTSIGLLLVQRHWLWTGSLYEGNQCEKTKIFNLYMYEPSSRSWRRVENMDENVLFLGLNTGVSIPSSRVGGYKGNHIYFTDTLFVFSLRTARHGPYEIGVYDLDSKSAQCLQRYDTKKYWIRPTPIWYIHSPEDFFERDL comes from the coding sequence ATGGCATCCATGTGGTCAGAGGTTCCAGAGGATCTGTTGAGGTTAATAGCTAATCGGCTTGATACATTGACTGATCAAGTAAGGTTTGCATGTGTTTGTACTTCATGGAAGTCTATATTGCTTAGTATTCGTCCCTCACATTCGTGGTGTCTACTATACCGTTTTGAGGAGGAGCCAAGTGAATTAGGTgaaaagtttctttttttacCTGAAAGAAAGATTCACCACCTTGAGTTTATCCCAGAGGTCCTTGGCAGGAGCAAGTTTCGAGGATGTTCCTTCAGTTGGTTAGTTTGTACTGATGATTACTCTCCTAAAATCTCTCTATATAACCCATTCACCAAGGTTCTAATCGCCCTTCCACCGCGGTACAACTTTCCTGATGTGATAAGATACTGTCCCCCGGAAAGGTCTCATCCAGTATATGAGATTGAAATCTATGATGTCGATGATGACGACACAGAAATTGACTTTGTAGCCACAAGTTCTGTGCACATACACTTGATACACAAATTTGTCCTATCTTCATCTCCTAGTAAACCTAATTGTATGGTTGTTGCCATCTATGGTACTATGGATTATAATTTGGCCTACTGCAAAATTGGAGATGAAAAGTGGACATCCATTGCCAAAGGTAGGATGAGAtatgatgatattatttttcGTGACAAAAACTTATTGTATGCTGTAACAATCACAAGTCATGTGCACGTCTTTGATTTGTCGTCTAATTCTCCAAAATTGGTCGATACTATACAACCACCACCTCCTCAACCattaccaccaccaccaccagaaGAACTAGGGCAACCAGAACCGGGAAGACGAAGCTACTTGGTCAACACTTCAATTGGACTGCTCCTGGTTCAACGACATTGGCTCTGGACAGGGTCTCTATATGAAGGAAATCAGtgtgaaaaaacaaaaattttcaacttATACATGTATGAGCCTAGCAGTCGAAGTTGGCGTAGGGTGGAAAACATGGATGAAAATGTGCTGTTTTTGGGACTAAATACAGGAGTTTCAATACCTTCTTCTCGTGTTGGTGGATATAAAGggaatcatatttattttacagATACTTTATTCGTTTTCAGTTTGAGAACTGCTCGACATGGCCCATATGAAATTGGTGTTTATGATTTGGATAGTAAAAGTGCACAGTGCTTGCAACGCTATGATACTAAAAAATACTGGATACGGCCAACACCAATTTGGTACATACACAGCCCTGAAGATTTCTTTGAGCGCGATTTgtga